One segment of Candidatus Woesearchaeota archaeon DNA contains the following:
- a CDS encoding GTPase encodes MVSFWDVVNKVIIEADVILEVLDARNIFETRNSEVEDKVKKAGKPLIYVINKCDLVDKVKLEKEKKKLRHSVFISSVHHLGTGMLREKIMSISKGEQVKVGVLGYPNTGKSSLINALKGSGAAKTSSESGYTKGLQRVRASGKIVFLDTPGVIPYKEDTDRKHVKISAIDYSKIKEPDLAAMQLIDETEGLIQKFYGVLGKDSEEILENIAIKYKKLKKGGTPNMEVTGRMILRDWQIGKIKHI; translated from the coding sequence ATGGTTTCATTTTGGGATGTCGTGAATAAAGTAATAATCGAAGCAGATGTAATACTTGAAGTACTTGATGCTAGAAATATATTTGAAACTAGAAATTCTGAAGTTGAAGATAAAGTAAAAAAAGCAGGTAAGCCATTAATTTATGTGATAAATAAATGTGACTTAGTTGATAAAGTAAAACTCGAAAAAGAAAAGAAAAAATTAAGACATAGTGTTTTTATTAGTTCTGTTCATCATTTAGGAACTGGAATGCTTCGAGAAAAAATAATGAGCATAAGTAAAGGTGAACAAGTAAAAGTGGGAGTTTTAGGATATCCTAATACTGGAAAAAGTAGTTTAATTAATGCATTAAAGGGAAGTGGTGCTGCAAAAACAAGTTCTGAAAGTGGTTATACAAAAGGACTTCAAAGAGTAAGGGCTAGTGGAAAAATTGTTTTTTTAGATACTCCCGGAGTAATTCCTTACAAAGAAGATACAGATAGAAAACATGTAAAAATTTCTGCAATTGATTATTCAAAAATTAAAGAACCAGATCTCGCCGCAATGCAATTAATAGATGAAACCGAAGGATTAATTCAAAAATTTTATGGAGTTTTAGGAAAAGACTCTGAAGAAATTTTAGAAAATATTGCAATCAAATATAAAAAGTTAAAAAAAGGTGGCACGCCAAATATGGAAGTTACTGGTAGAATGATTCTTCGCGATTGGCAAATTGGAAAAATTAAACATATCTAA
- a CDS encoding AMP phosphorylase, translating into MKLKAKNMNISSGKKLIAILNKIDAKNLDLHIGDRIHLSNGKKSATAILDITDSSKIVPTGKIGLFDEVLAEIRAKTGTEIKIKLEKLPESLRFIRAKLEGKILNEKEIFAITQDIVDNRLSHIELTYFISGCFTQGLNLKETTYLTKALIETGDKLEIKTTPVLDKHCIGGIPGNRTTSVVVPILLAAGYTMPKTSSRSITSPAGTADTMEVLTNVSLNLSQIKKVVHKTGGCMVWGGAVNLAPADDKIITVEHPLSIDAEGNLLSSILAKKGSVSASHVLIDIPIGKTAKLKSAKHAQHLKKAFIKLGSKLGMKILVTITDGSQPIGNGVGPSLEARDILYVLQNDDRAPQDLRSKALHLAAEMMYFVEKGKKSRKVYFEKAKEILDTGMAWHKMLDVINAQGKKIINPDKIAFAKLKFNVKATKSGIIKEIDNKAIAKIARVAGAPNDNAAGMLLHKHVGDHVLTGDNLYTIYAESKTKMDYAKHFNKNLTSFIIH; encoded by the coding sequence TTGAAACTCAAAGCTAAAAATATGAATATCTCTTCAGGAAAAAAATTAATCGCAATTCTTAACAAAATAGATGCAAAAAATCTAGATTTACATATTGGAGATCGTATTCACTTAAGCAATGGTAAAAAAAGTGCTACTGCAATTTTAGACATTACAGATTCCTCAAAAATCGTTCCAACAGGAAAAATCGGATTATTTGATGAAGTATTAGCGGAAATTAGAGCAAAAACCGGTACTGAAATAAAAATTAAACTTGAAAAACTTCCAGAGTCATTAAGATTTATTCGAGCAAAACTCGAAGGTAAAATTTTAAATGAAAAAGAAATTTTTGCAATCACTCAAGATATTGTTGATAATAGATTAAGCCATATTGAACTAACTTATTTTATTTCAGGTTGTTTTACTCAAGGACTAAATCTTAAAGAAACCACCTATTTAACAAAAGCACTTATTGAAACTGGAGATAAATTAGAAATTAAAACAACTCCAGTCCTGGACAAACATTGTATTGGAGGAATTCCAGGCAATAGAACTACGAGCGTTGTTGTTCCAATTCTTTTAGCAGCAGGTTATACAATGCCAAAAACTTCTTCTAGATCAATTACATCTCCGGCAGGAACTGCAGACACAATGGAAGTTTTAACAAATGTTTCACTTAATTTATCACAAATTAAAAAAGTAGTACACAAAACAGGAGGGTGCATGGTTTGGGGTGGCGCAGTTAATTTGGCTCCCGCAGATGATAAAATTATCACAGTAGAACATCCACTATCAATTGATGCAGAAGGAAATTTGTTATCCTCAATTCTTGCTAAAAAAGGCAGTGTTTCCGCATCTCACGTTTTAATTGATATTCCAATTGGAAAAACTGCAAAATTAAAAAGTGCAAAACATGCACAGCATTTGAAAAAAGCATTCATCAAATTAGGTTCAAAGTTAGGTATGAAAATTCTAGTAACAATTACTGATGGTAGTCAACCTATAGGCAATGGCGTAGGTCCTTCACTTGAAGCAAGAGATATTTTATATGTATTACAAAATGATGATCGTGCACCTCAAGATCTTCGAAGTAAAGCACTACATTTAGCTGCAGAAATGATGTATTTTGTAGAAAAAGGTAAAAAAAGCAGAAAAGTTTATTTTGAAAAAGCAAAAGAAATACTTGATACGGGAATGGCTTGGCATAAAATGCTGGATGTCATTAATGCTCAAGGTAAAAAAATTATTAATCCAGATAAAATTGCATTTGCTAAACTTAAATTTAATGTAAAAGCAACAAAATCAGGAATTATTAAAGAAATTGATAACAAAGCAATTGCTAAAATTGCACGAGTTGCAGGAGCCCCAAATGATAATGCAGCGGGAATGCTGTTACATAAGCATGTTGGAGATCATGTATTAACAGGCGATAATTTGTACACGATTTATGCTGAAAGTAAAACTAAAATGGATTATGCTAAACATTTTAACAAAAATCTTACTAGTTTTATTATACATTAA
- a CDS encoding metal-dependent hydrolase, whose translation MPLAVTHILSSIILTDLYRDYITNHKKFFTLHTIFIAGIGGLLPDIDIPIKLIFNLFNWTIPQFLQHGGITHTPFFAILFLIPGLILWVEKKQKFAAYSFVLAFGIFLHIFLDFLIGGGAAEGIMWLYPISTQAWSIHLISYFNLADIPAALDAIILLAWLYHEEIKHKITDFI comes from the coding sequence ATGCCTTTAGCAGTAACTCATATTTTATCAAGCATAATTCTTACAGACCTATATAGAGATTATATTACTAACCATAAAAAATTCTTCACACTTCACACTATTTTCATAGCAGGTATTGGAGGATTACTTCCTGATATTGATATTCCAATAAAACTCATATTTAATTTATTTAACTGGACGATTCCTCAATTTTTACAACATGGAGGAATTACTCACACACCTTTTTTTGCAATTCTTTTTTTAATTCCTGGATTAATTTTATGGGTTGAAAAAAAACAAAAGTTTGCAGCATATTCTTTTGTATTAGCATTCGGAATATTTTTACATATTTTTCTTGATTTTTTAATTGGTGGCGGTGCTGCTGAAGGAATCATGTGGCTGTATCCAATTTCCACGCAAGCATGGAGCATTCACTTAATTAGTTATTTTAATCTTGCAGATATTCCTGCAGCACTAGATGCCATAATTCTTTTAGCTTGGCTATATCATGAAGAAATTAAACATAAGATTACTGATTTTATTTAA
- a CDS encoding transcription initiation factor IIB has protein sequence MSDMVKKCPECGGINLFLNKDKGEVICKDCGLVVEDKMVDFTQEWREFDDDNAEKRRRTGAPMTYTQYDQGLGTEVGQKTDLYKLGGKVKNKFFRLRKWQYRISTAIERNLKLALAELKRVSSYLKLPKSVEEEAARIYTQAVQRGLVRGRSMESVVAGSLYAACRRHEVPRTLDELSEASGIEKKEVGRTYRFVTRELGITILPSNPADYIARFASSLKLSAETQSKAVEILESAQKAELTSGRGPTGIAAAALYVSALIHGEKRTQREVADVAGVTEVTIRNRYKELLDKLDLEKDIKKVKKKKRRD, from the coding sequence ATGTCTGATATGGTAAAAAAATGTCCAGAATGTGGGGGGATCAACCTCTTCTTAAATAAAGATAAGGGTGAAGTCATCTGTAAAGATTGCGGTTTAGTAGTCGAAGATAAAATGGTAGATTTTACTCAAGAATGGCGCGAATTTGATGACGATAATGCTGAAAAAAGAAGAAGAACTGGCGCACCTATGACTTATACTCAATACGATCAAGGATTGGGAACTGAAGTTGGACAAAAAACTGATTTGTACAAACTTGGTGGAAAAGTAAAAAACAAATTTTTCCGATTAAGAAAATGGCAATACAGGATATCCACTGCAATTGAAAGAAATTTAAAACTGGCACTCGCAGAATTAAAAAGAGTAAGTTCTTACTTAAAACTTCCAAAAAGTGTTGAAGAAGAAGCTGCAAGAATTTATACTCAAGCAGTACAACGTGGACTTGTTCGTGGAAGAAGTATGGAAAGTGTTGTAGCTGGAAGTTTATATGCGGCATGTAGAAGACATGAAGTACCAAGAACATTAGATGAACTTAGTGAAGCTAGTGGAATTGAGAAAAAAGAAGTCGGAAGAACATACAGATTCGTAACTCGTGAACTGGGAATTACAATTTTACCAAGTAATCCTGCAGATTATATTGCAAGATTTGCAAGTAGTCTAAAATTAAGTGCAGAAACTCAATCAAAAGCAGTAGAAATACTTGAGAGTGCACAAAAAGCAGAATTGACTAGTGGTAGAGGCCCAACAGGAATTGCAGCAGCAGCTCTTTATGTCAGTGCTTTGATTCATGGTGAAAAAAGAACACAAAGAGAAGTTGCGGATGTTGCGGGAGTGACAGAAGTTACTATTAGAAATCGTTATAAAGAATTACTTGACAAACTTGATTTAGAAAAAGATATCAAAAAAGTTAAGAAAAAGAAAAGACGAGACTAA
- the smc gene encoding chromosome segregation protein SMC, with the protein MTKINKLVMHGFKSFASRTEILLGDRFNCILGPNGSGKSNVLDALCFVLGKSSVKGLRAEKSANLIYNGGKTKKPAKQAEVSIYFDNTKKIFPTDSDEVKVTRLVKKNGQGVYKINDQTRTRTQILELLSLAKIDPDGYNIVLQGDINKIIDMTPTERRTIIEEISGISIYEDKKQKAIRELDKVEGRLNEAAIILSEREVYLQELKKERDQARKFKNLQDKINSNKATFFHRQIQTKSAEREELDERVKKHNEKIILTNEDITKIKKEIAELKQEIDNINKEIEHKGEKEQLELHREIEKTKIEVATAKNRIESCKDEISKIDSRKENLGVNLNELEEKIKITKQRKEEIAKDIDFKRKQGTEINIKIDQFKKKHKLNEISTFEKDIDEFDKKAEDLQLEIQSLRQKQQEFLREKDKLEFQIESADEKINKVLELEKENKEQVQQLKQKKIEFKNSTLELNKILDLNTRLSAEGQQARTQMLSTQEELSRLRAKNMQIQEKLGGNIAIKKILENKKKFPGVYGTVSELGEVNSKYSLALEVAAGNKTKSIVVENDKVAAECITYLKSNKLGIATFLPINKIRSRSENPAIRNIATKPGVQGKAVELISFDPKFKNIFSYIFDNTLVVDNIQTARNLGIGIAKMVTLDGDIAEVSGAMQGGFRRRKEGVGFGEKEVSSKIADLEKRSADLGMRLSKIEKDKNQSEEEITKLRQFKAHLEGDIIKLEKALHLDSDDLDINKKIKKEFKEKVIIVDKELQLVVGKLSMHNREIADYKIKKQTLRTKVNELRSPTLIAELNAFEEKKVELKESIIKQDSEHNSVKTQLETMLLPEKENIQKVLKQHDKEIDAFDKEVKTLSDNIQLQERDLKGKEEKQKKFYAQYKDLFNKRTKFSDTVSKKENRLFNLNDDLRKSEHKINTINIELARINAELSAINHQFEEYKEYPIDQEKSDSQIQREITQFENIVSDLGAVNLKALEIYDNVEREYNDLLDKKSRLAVEKEDVLKLMEEIEGKKKILFLKTFDAIQEHFQELFRTLTTKGEASLVLEAPEDPFAGGLHIKVKIAGTKFLDIRSLSGGEKTMTALAFIFSVQEYDPASFYVLDEVDAALDKKNSEKLSSLIQKYGERAQYVLISHNDGVISNADCLFGVSMNTDGKSKVLSLKI; encoded by the coding sequence ATGACCAAGATTAATAAGCTAGTAATGCATGGGTTTAAATCCTTTGCAAGTAGGACTGAGATTTTACTAGGTGACAGATTTAATTGTATTTTAGGACCTAACGGCAGTGGAAAATCTAATGTTTTAGACGCACTATGTTTTGTATTAGGTAAATCTTCTGTTAAAGGACTAAGAGCAGAAAAATCTGCAAATTTAATTTATAACGGTGGAAAAACTAAAAAACCTGCAAAACAAGCAGAAGTTTCAATTTATTTTGATAACACCAAAAAAATTTTCCCAACTGATTCTGATGAAGTTAAAGTTACAAGACTGGTAAAAAAGAACGGTCAAGGAGTTTACAAAATTAATGATCAAACAAGAACAAGAACTCAAATTCTAGAATTATTATCGCTTGCAAAAATTGATCCTGATGGATACAACATTGTTCTTCAAGGAGATATTAACAAAATTATTGATATGACTCCGACTGAAAGAAGAACTATTATTGAAGAGATTAGTGGAATTTCTATTTATGAAGATAAAAAACAAAAAGCAATCAGAGAATTAGATAAAGTAGAAGGCAGGCTAAACGAAGCAGCAATTATCTTATCTGAAAGAGAAGTATATCTTCAAGAACTAAAAAAAGAAAGAGATCAAGCAAGAAAATTCAAAAATTTACAAGATAAAATTAATTCTAATAAAGCAACTTTTTTTCATAGGCAAATTCAAACAAAAAGTGCAGAAAGAGAAGAACTTGATGAACGAGTAAAAAAACATAATGAAAAAATTATTCTAACTAATGAAGACATCACTAAAATAAAAAAAGAAATAGCAGAACTCAAACAAGAAATTGATAATATTAACAAAGAAATCGAACATAAAGGAGAAAAAGAACAACTAGAGCTTCACAGAGAAATTGAAAAAACAAAAATAGAAGTTGCAACCGCAAAAAATCGTATTGAAAGTTGTAAAGATGAAATTTCAAAAATTGATAGTCGTAAAGAAAATCTTGGCGTAAACTTAAACGAATTAGAAGAAAAAATTAAAATAACTAAACAAAGAAAAGAAGAAATTGCTAAAGATATTGATTTTAAAAGAAAACAAGGAACAGAAATTAATATTAAAATTGATCAATTCAAAAAGAAACATAAATTAAATGAAATTTCTACATTCGAAAAAGATATTGATGAGTTTGATAAAAAAGCAGAAGATTTACAACTCGAAATTCAATCTCTTCGTCAAAAACAACAAGAATTCTTACGAGAAAAAGATAAATTAGAATTTCAAATTGAGTCTGCTGATGAAAAAATTAACAAAGTTTTAGAATTAGAAAAAGAAAATAAAGAACAAGTTCAACAATTAAAACAAAAAAAAATAGAATTCAAAAATTCAACTTTAGAATTAAATAAAATTCTGGATCTAAACACTAGATTGTCTGCAGAAGGTCAACAAGCAAGAACTCAAATGTTATCAACGCAAGAAGAATTATCTCGCCTTCGTGCAAAAAATATGCAAATTCAAGAGAAACTTGGCGGAAATATAGCAATTAAGAAAATTTTAGAAAACAAAAAGAAATTTCCTGGAGTTTATGGTACCGTTTCTGAGTTAGGTGAAGTTAATTCGAAATATTCATTAGCACTAGAAGTTGCGGCAGGAAATAAAACGAAAAGCATTGTTGTTGAAAATGATAAAGTTGCAGCAGAATGTATTACGTATCTTAAATCAAATAAACTCGGAATTGCAACTTTTCTTCCGATAAATAAAATAAGATCAAGATCTGAAAATCCCGCAATTAGAAATATTGCCACAAAACCAGGAGTTCAGGGAAAAGCAGTTGAGCTTATTTCATTTGATCCTAAATTCAAAAATATTTTTAGCTACATTTTTGATAACACCTTAGTTGTTGATAATATTCAAACAGCAAGAAATCTAGGCATTGGTATTGCTAAAATGGTTACTCTAGATGGAGATATAGCTGAAGTTAGTGGTGCAATGCAAGGTGGTTTTAGACGCCGCAAAGAAGGTGTTGGTTTTGGAGAAAAAGAAGTTAGTAGCAAAATTGCAGATTTAGAAAAAAGAAGTGCAGATTTAGGCATGCGACTATCAAAAATTGAAAAAGATAAAAATCAAAGTGAAGAAGAAATCACTAAACTCAGACAATTCAAAGCACATCTCGAAGGAGATATTATTAAATTAGAAAAAGCTTTGCATCTTGATTCTGATGATTTAGATATCAATAAAAAAATCAAAAAAGAATTTAAAGAAAAAGTAATCATAGTGGATAAAGAATTACAACTTGTTGTAGGCAAACTTTCTATGCACAATCGCGAAATTGCAGATTATAAAATTAAAAAACAAACACTAAGAACTAAAGTTAATGAGCTTAGAAGTCCAACACTGATTGCAGAATTAAATGCATTTGAAGAAAAGAAAGTTGAACTCAAAGAATCAATAATCAAACAAGATAGCGAACATAATTCAGTCAAGACACAATTAGAAACAATGTTATTACCTGAAAAAGAAAATATTCAAAAAGTTCTAAAGCAGCATGATAAAGAAATTGACGCATTCGATAAAGAAGTTAAAACATTATCAGATAATATTCAATTACAAGAAAGAGATCTTAAAGGAAAAGAAGAAAAGCAAAAGAAATTTTATGCGCAGTATAAAGATTTATTTAACAAAAGAACTAAATTTTCAGATACAGTTAGTAAAAAAGAAAATAGATTATTTAATCTTAATGATGATTTACGAAAAAGCGAACACAAAATTAATACAATCAATATTGAACTTGCTAGAATCAATGCAGAACTCTCTGCAATCAATCACCAATTTGAAGAATACAAAGAATATCCTATTGATCAAGAAAAATCTGATTCTCAAATCCAAAGAGAAATTACTCAATTTGAAAACATAGTCTCAGACCTAGGCGCAGTTAATCTTAAAGCATTAGAAATTTATGATAATGTTGAACGAGAATATAATGATTTATTAGATAAAAAAAGCAGACTTGCAGTTGAAAAAGAAGATGTTCTCAAATTAATGGAAGAAATTGAAGGCAAGAAAAAAATATTGTTCTTAAAAACTTTTGATGCAATTCAAGAACATTTCCAAGAATTATTTAGAACTCTAACAACTAAAGGAGAAGCATCTTTAGTCTTGGAAGCTCCTGAAGATCCATTTGCAGGAGGATTACATATCAAAGTTAAAATTGCAGGAACTAAATTTTTAGATATTCGTAGTTTAAGCGGAGGAGAGAAAACAATGACTGCTCTTGCGTTTATTTTTTCAGTACAAGAATATGATCCTGCTTCATTTTATGTCCTTGATGAGGTCGATGCAGCACTTGATAAGAAAAATAGCGAGAAACTATCAAGTCTTATTCAAAAGTATGGTGAACGCGCACAATATGTGCTTATCTCCCATAATGATGGAGTTATTTCTAATGCTGATTGTTTATTTGGAGTTAGTATGAATACAGATGGCAAAAGCAAAGTTCTTAGTTTAAAAATATAA
- a CDS encoding HD domain-containing protein produces the protein MNEKLKEKLILEARQRISCDDPSHDFFHALRVLKNVELISEVEGGDMEVLLPAALFHDVINYPKDDARSKLSAEHSANVSKIILEELSMYPKEKIKLVVRAISEHSFSKGIKSDLKESQILQDADRLECAGAIAIMRTFCSGGQMKKKFYDCIDPFCAGREPDPMRYAIDLFYARLLKTINILNTKTAVDLAEKRVMFLHTFLFQLEDELRESGFIGLDSVV, from the coding sequence ATGAATGAAAAACTAAAAGAAAAATTAATTTTAGAAGCCAGACAAAGAATTAGTTGTGATGATCCATCTCATGATTTTTTTCATGCTCTGCGTGTTTTGAAAAATGTTGAATTAATTAGTGAAGTTGAAGGAGGAGACATGGAAGTTTTATTGCCTGCAGCATTATTTCATGATGTCATTAATTATCCTAAAGATGATGCTCGTTCAAAATTGTCTGCAGAACATAGCGCAAATGTTTCCAAAATTATTCTTGAAGAATTATCTATGTATCCAAAAGAAAAAATTAAGTTGGTTGTTAGGGCAATAAGTGAACATAGTTTTTCAAAAGGAATTAAATCAGATTTAAAAGAATCACAAATTTTACAAGATGCAGATAGACTAGAATGTGCGGGTGCAATTGCTATAATGAGAACATTTTGTTCAGGAGGGCAAATGAAAAAGAAGTTTTATGATTGTATTGATCCATTTTGTGCTGGAAGAGAACCAGATCCAATGCGATATGCGATTGATTTGTTTTATGCTAGACTGTTGAAAACAATAAATATATTGAATACAAAAACTGCAGTTGACCTTGCAGAAAAAAGAGTGATGTTTTTACATACATTTTTGTTTCAGTTAGAAGATGAATTGAGGGAAAGTGGTTTTATTGGTTTGGATTCTGTTGTTTAG
- a CDS encoding methyltransferase domain-containing protein: protein MYEPEDDSYLILDPIKKYCKKEFNVLEMGTGSGILSFVASKKAKSVTAIDINPEAIKYCKKEKLKNKINNIKFIESNLFSKLPKSTKHSFDLIIFNPPYLPHDPNEPKNCALATCGGKKGYELIQKFLNQVNFYLKPNGKILLLFSSLTKQIRVNEFLNHNFLKHVIIAEKKICFENLFVYLITKNKFLQILEHKNISNIKKLTQGHRGWIFTGDYKKKKVTIKIQRTDIDAKGTVNNESSVLKKLNKYNLGPTILFSDNNYFVYEYIEGIFPLDFFEKSNKSTIKKIIFDLFEQMFTLDTLKLNKEEMHHPVKNMLITTTNNSKQKIQLKEQNAPLKEPKAILIDFERCKPNPTPQNVTQFCQFVSAGILLKLFERKNIKVNTEKIRELAKEYKPTYSRKTFEKILKEIK from the coding sequence ATTTACGAACCAGAAGATGATTCTTATTTAATACTCGACCCAATTAAAAAGTATTGCAAAAAAGAATTTAATGTTTTAGAAATGGGTACTGGTTCAGGAATTCTCTCATTTGTTGCTTCAAAAAAAGCAAAATCAGTCACGGCAATTGATATAAATCCTGAAGCTATTAAATATTGTAAAAAAGAAAAATTAAAAAATAAAATTAATAATATTAAATTTATAGAATCAAACTTATTCTCCAAACTACCAAAATCAACCAAACATTCATTTGATTTAATTATTTTTAATCCACCTTATCTTCCTCATGACCCTAATGAACCTAAAAATTGCGCATTAGCAACGTGTGGTGGAAAAAAAGGTTATGAACTTATTCAAAAATTTCTCAATCAAGTAAATTTTTATCTAAAACCTAATGGTAAAATTCTTCTTTTATTTTCATCATTAACAAAACAAATTAGAGTTAATGAATTTTTAAATCACAATTTTTTAAAACATGTTATTATTGCTGAAAAAAAGATTTGTTTTGAGAACTTATTCGTATATTTAATTACAAAAAATAAATTTCTTCAAATTTTAGAACATAAAAATATTTCTAACATCAAAAAACTTACTCAAGGCCACAGAGGGTGGATTTTTACTGGAGACTACAAAAAGAAAAAAGTCACAATCAAAATTCAAAGAACTGATATTGATGCTAAAGGAACAGTTAACAATGAATCATCAGTTCTAAAAAAACTTAATAAATACAATCTTGGTCCAACAATTTTATTTTCTGATAATAATTATTTTGTTTATGAATACATTGAAGGAATTTTTCCTCTTGATTTTTTTGAAAAATCAAATAAATCAACAATTAAAAAAATAATTTTTGACTTATTTGAACAAATGTTCACACTTGATACACTTAAACTCAATAAAGAAGAAATGCACCACCCAGTAAAAAATATGTTAATTACAACAACTAATAACTCCAAACAAAAAATACAACTCAAAGAGCAAAACGCACCACTTAAAGAACCAAAAGCAATACTCATTGATTTTGAACGTTGTAAACCAAATCCTACACCTCAAAATGTAACTCAATTTTGCCAATTTGTATCTGCAGGAATTCTTCTCAAACTTTTTGAAAGAAAAAACATAAAAGTCAACACAGAAAAAATAAGAGAACTTGCTAAAGAATACAAACCAACTTATTCAAGAAAAACATTTGAAAAAATACTAAAAGAAATAAAATAA
- a CDS encoding Lrp/AsnC family transcriptional regulator → MRNLTQSEKKVLELLEQNCRLSSNQIAKQSRLSPEGVIKIINRLQTNKIIIKFSNKINYSKIGFKLYPIHLKLKKVTKKTIQEIKSILKSSKTNVWYRFCEGEYDLLLSFKISDEYQKKDMNQTLNKISKHILEKDVSLVLSAFELSKPFTEKKKSKIFQTYDCEVTPEIISEQELKLINCLKENSRTQIIDIAKKLKMSSASIITKIKKLQKQKIITGFKTKINVAKLNYQPCIALLTLGPHTKQDLSKFITYCQLTPGIHYLVHQIGKYDVDVTFDVINVNEFYKIIEDIRNKFEFIEKVSTLIAKDI, encoded by the coding sequence ATGAGAAACTTAACACAATCAGAAAAAAAAGTTTTAGAACTACTCGAACAAAATTGTAGATTATCTTCAAATCAAATTGCTAAACAATCAAGACTGTCCCCCGAAGGAGTTATAAAAATAATTAATAGATTACAAACTAATAAAATAATTATCAAGTTCAGTAATAAAATAAATTATTCTAAAATAGGATTTAAATTATATCCAATTCACCTAAAACTTAAGAAAGTCACTAAAAAAACAATTCAAGAAATAAAATCAATTCTTAAATCCTCAAAAACAAACGTCTGGTACCGTTTTTGTGAAGGCGAATATGATCTCTTACTCAGTTTTAAAATATCTGATGAATATCAAAAAAAAGATATGAACCAAACCCTTAACAAAATTTCAAAACACATACTAGAAAAAGATGTATCTCTAGTCCTAAGTGCTTTTGAACTTAGTAAACCATTCACAGAAAAAAAGAAAAGCAAAATATTTCAAACATATGATTGTGAAGTAACCCCTGAAATAATATCAGAACAAGAATTAAAATTAATTAACTGTTTAAAAGAAAACTCTCGAACACAAATTATAGATATTGCAAAAAAACTAAAAATGAGTAGCGCAAGCATAATTACCAAAATTAAAAAACTCCAAAAGCAAAAAATAATAACTGGTTTTAAAACAAAAATTAATGTTGCAAAATTAAATTATCAACCATGCATTGCATTACTTACTCTAGGACCCCACACGAAACAAGATTTATCAAAATTTATTACATACTGTCAATTAACTCCAGGAATCCATTATTTAGTTCACCAAATTGGAAAATATGATGTTGATGTAACATTTGATGTCATTAACGTCAATGAATTTTACAAAATTATAGAGGACATAAGAAATAAATTTGAGTTTATAGAAAAAGTAAGCACACTAATCGCAAAAGACATCTAA
- a CDS encoding HD domain-containing protein, producing MHIIEQIEIIAKQEYEKHDSNHQWNHVTEVMNTGLTLAKYYPKTDLEILKISIMLHDVIYTKYKTHVDNSADFAKKLLKKLKYPDNKIDKVIKTIFSHSGPHRRKFGDADFIEGKIIYDSDKFRCALSKEGFEKYKLRFYLPETLILIKQVK from the coding sequence ATGCACATAATAGAACAAATTGAAATTATAGCAAAACAAGAATACGAAAAACATGATTCAAATCATCAGTGGAATCATGTAACTGAAGTTATGAATACTGGCCTCACTCTTGCAAAATATTATCCTAAAACAGATTTAGAAATTCTTAAAATATCAATAATGCTACATGATGTAATTTATACAAAATATAAAACTCATGTGGATAATTCAGCAGACTTTGCAAAAAAACTATTAAAAAAATTAAAATATCCCGATAACAAAATAGACAAAGTTATAAAAACAATTTTTTCGCATTCAGGCCCTCATAGAAGAAAATTTGGAGACGCAGATTTTATTGAAGGTAAAATAATTTATGATTCTGATAAATTTCGTTGTGCTTTATCAAAAGAAGGATTTGAAAAATATAAACTCAGATTTTACTTACCCGAAACATTAATATTAATTAAACAAGTAAAATAA